From one Oncorhynchus clarkii lewisi isolate Uvic-CL-2024 chromosome 6, UVic_Ocla_1.0, whole genome shotgun sequence genomic stretch:
- the LOC139411431 gene encoding AMP deaminase 3 isoform X1, whose translation MTALFCFSLPAPNTVRKMRRGDTPLLKQQSSPCLGNNMPRQFPKITLSEVDEETRLLAEKVYASALKEEDTKDALSMFTVPEDCPIGLHQAKERELLKELAEQHSEESAKRKKSFKMIRSQSASLQGLQIPVTAEWARSVVTPFLSPSSTCSSLPENCPEYQRVTISGDYCAGITVEDYEQAAKTLMKALFIREKYSRLAYHRFPQTVAQFLRSAENQTWKEEDGVLPDVCPCPREGEDPYSIENIPDNLSYELQTKDGIVYVYENAEALSQNRPRSLPYPDLETFAIDLSHVLAMIVDGPTKTYCHRRLNFLGSKFYLHEMLNEMAELKELKGVPHRDFYNVRKVDTHIHAAACMSQKHLLNFIQTTYKTEADRVVLEKGGRKLTLREVFEHLNMDPYDLTVDSLDVHAGRQTFHRFDKFNSKYNPVGASELREIYLKTDNLIDGEYFARIIKEVSHDLEESKYQHAEPRLSIYGRSADEWDSLSKWFIQHKVHSTNMQWIIQVPRIYDIFKSKKLITNFAKMLENIFLPLFEATVNPQKHKELHVFLKYVTGFDSVDDESKHSDHMFSYKSPKPEQWTADENPPYSYYLFHMYANIMVLNNLRKERGLSTFQFRPHCGEAGSITHLVSAFLTADNISHGLNLKKSPVLQYLYYLAQVPIAMSPLSNNSLFLEYSKNPLREFLHKGLCVSLSTDDPMQFHYTKEALMEEYAIAAQLWKLSTCDVCEIARNSVLQSGLSHQEKKHFIGANYLKDGPEGNDIRRTNVAQIRMAYRHETLCNELSFLVDAVKTEAAIGTQPE comes from the exons ATGACTGCACTGTTTTGTTTTTCTCTCCCAGCCCCAAACACtgtgaggaagatgaggagaggagacaccccTCTGCTAAAGCAGCAGTCAAGCCCCTGCTTGGGAAACA ACATGCCGAGACAATTCCCTAAGATCACGCTGAGCGAGGTGGATGAGGAGACACGTCTGCTGGCTGAGAAGGTGTACGCGTCAGCGCTGAAGGAGGAGGACACTAAGGATGCCCTGTCCATGTTCACCGTCCCTGAGGACTGTCCCATCGGCCTGCACCAGGCCAAGGAGAGGGAGCTGCTCAAAGAGCTGGCAGAGCAGCACTCAGAAGAGAGCGCCAAGAG GAAGAAGAGTTTCAAGATGATCCGTTCGCAGTCTGCATCCTTGCAGGGCCTGCAGATCCCTGTGACTGCAGAGTGGGCCCGTTCTGTGGTGACCCcattcctctcaccctcctccaccTGCTCCTCACTTCCAGAGAACTGCCCCGAGTACCAGAGGGTCACCATCAGTGGAGACTACTGCGCTGGT atcACAGTAGAGGACTATGAACAGGCAGCAAAAACCCTGATGAAAGCCCTGTTCATTagggagaagtactccagactGGCCTACCATCGCTTTCCCCAGACCGTCGCTCAGTTCCTCCGCAGCGCTGAGAACCAGACGTGGAAGGAAGAGGACGGGGTTCTACCAG ATGTCTGCCCTTGCCCTAGGGAGGGGGAGGACCCTTACAGCATTGAGAATATCCCAGACAACCTGAGCTATGAGCTGCAGACGAAAGATGGCATAGTGTATGTGTATGAGAACGCAGAGGCTCTAAGTCAGAACAGGCCCCGCAGCCTACCCTACCCTGACCTGGAGACCTTCGCCATAGACCTCAGCCATGTGCTGGCCATGATCGTTGATGGACCCAC GAAGACCTATTGTCACAGACGCCTGAACTTCCTGGGCTCAAAGTTCTACCTGCATGAAATGCTCAATGAGATGGCTGAGCTAAAGGAACTGAAGGGTGTTCCACATAGAGACTTCTACAATGTCAGAAAG GTGGACACACACATCCACGCAGCCGCCTGCATGTCCCAGAAGCACCTTCTTAACTTCATCCAGACCACCTACAAGACGGAGGCAGACCGTGTGGTGCTGGAGAAGGGTGGGCGGAAGCTGACCCTCAGAGAGGTGTTTGAACACCTCAACATGGACCCCTATGACCTCACTGTGGACTCCCTGGATGTACACGCT ggcagacaaACCTTTCACAGATTCGATAAGTTCAACTCCAAGTACAACCCAGTGGGGGCCAGTGAACTCCGAGAAATCTACCTGAAAACAGACAACCTCATAGATGGAGAGTACTTTGCACGCATTATCAAG GAAGTGTCCCATGACCTAGAGGAGAGTAAGTACCAGCATGCTGAGCCTCGTCTGTCCATCTACGGACGCTCTGCAGACGAGTGGGACAGCCTCTCCAAGTGGTTCATCCAGCACAAAGTGCACTCTACCAACATGCAGTGGATCATCCAAGTCCCCAGGATCTA TGATATTTTCAAGTCAAAGAAGTTGATCACGAACTTTGCCAAAATGTTGGAGAACATATTCCTTCCTCTGTTTGAGGCTACAGTCAATCCACAGAAGCATAAAGAGCTACATGTATTTCTCAAATAT GTGACAGGCTTTGACAGCGTGGATGATGAGTCCAAGCACAGTGACCACATGTTCTCCTACAAGAGCCCCAAACCTGAGCAGTGGACAGCAGATGAAAACCCTCCCTACAGCTACTACCTCTTCCACATGTACGCCAACATCATGGTGCTCAACAATCTGAGGAA AGAGCGAGGCTTAAGTACCTTCCAGTTCCGTCCACACTGCGGGGAGGCTGGATCCATCACCCACCTGGTCTCTGCTTTCCTCACTGCTGACAACATCTCCCACGGCCTCAACCTCAAGAAG AGCCCCGTCCTACAGTACCTGTACTACTTGGCCCAGGTGCCCATTGCCATGTCTCCTCTGAGCAATAACAGCTTGTTCCTGGAATATTCCAAAAACCCTCTCAGGGAGTTCCTACACAAGgggctgtgtgtgtctctatcaACAGATGATCCTATGCAGTTCCACTATACCAAG GAGGCACTGATGGAGGAGTATGCCATTGCGGCCCAGCTGTGGAAGCTCAGCACCTGTGATGTGTGTGAGATTGCCAGGAACAGTGTGCTGCAGAGTGGCCTGTCTCACCAG GAGAAGAAGCACTTTATTGGGGCCAATTACTTGAAGGATGGACCTGAGGGGAACGACATTCGGCGGACCAATGTGGCTCAGATCCGCATGGCCTACCGCCACGAGACCCTGTGCAATGAGCTCAGCTTCCTAGTGGATGCAGTGAAAACTGAAGCGGCCATTGGCACACAACCCGAGTGA
- the LOC139411431 gene encoding AMP deaminase 3 isoform X2, with protein sequence MAVNRPEDMPRQFPKITLSEVDEETRLLAEKVYASALKEEDTKDALSMFTVPEDCPIGLHQAKERELLKELAEQHSEESAKRKKSFKMIRSQSASLQGLQIPVTAEWARSVVTPFLSPSSTCSSLPENCPEYQRVTISGDYCAGITVEDYEQAAKTLMKALFIREKYSRLAYHRFPQTVAQFLRSAENQTWKEEDGVLPDVCPCPREGEDPYSIENIPDNLSYELQTKDGIVYVYENAEALSQNRPRSLPYPDLETFAIDLSHVLAMIVDGPTKTYCHRRLNFLGSKFYLHEMLNEMAELKELKGVPHRDFYNVRKVDTHIHAAACMSQKHLLNFIQTTYKTEADRVVLEKGGRKLTLREVFEHLNMDPYDLTVDSLDVHAGRQTFHRFDKFNSKYNPVGASELREIYLKTDNLIDGEYFARIIKEVSHDLEESKYQHAEPRLSIYGRSADEWDSLSKWFIQHKVHSTNMQWIIQVPRIYDIFKSKKLITNFAKMLENIFLPLFEATVNPQKHKELHVFLKYVTGFDSVDDESKHSDHMFSYKSPKPEQWTADENPPYSYYLFHMYANIMVLNNLRKERGLSTFQFRPHCGEAGSITHLVSAFLTADNISHGLNLKKSPVLQYLYYLAQVPIAMSPLSNNSLFLEYSKNPLREFLHKGLCVSLSTDDPMQFHYTKEALMEEYAIAAQLWKLSTCDVCEIARNSVLQSGLSHQEKKHFIGANYLKDGPEGNDIRRTNVAQIRMAYRHETLCNELSFLVDAVKTEAAIGTQPE encoded by the exons ATGGCTGTGAACAGACCGGAAG ACATGCCGAGACAATTCCCTAAGATCACGCTGAGCGAGGTGGATGAGGAGACACGTCTGCTGGCTGAGAAGGTGTACGCGTCAGCGCTGAAGGAGGAGGACACTAAGGATGCCCTGTCCATGTTCACCGTCCCTGAGGACTGTCCCATCGGCCTGCACCAGGCCAAGGAGAGGGAGCTGCTCAAAGAGCTGGCAGAGCAGCACTCAGAAGAGAGCGCCAAGAG GAAGAAGAGTTTCAAGATGATCCGTTCGCAGTCTGCATCCTTGCAGGGCCTGCAGATCCCTGTGACTGCAGAGTGGGCCCGTTCTGTGGTGACCCcattcctctcaccctcctccaccTGCTCCTCACTTCCAGAGAACTGCCCCGAGTACCAGAGGGTCACCATCAGTGGAGACTACTGCGCTGGT atcACAGTAGAGGACTATGAACAGGCAGCAAAAACCCTGATGAAAGCCCTGTTCATTagggagaagtactccagactGGCCTACCATCGCTTTCCCCAGACCGTCGCTCAGTTCCTCCGCAGCGCTGAGAACCAGACGTGGAAGGAAGAGGACGGGGTTCTACCAG ATGTCTGCCCTTGCCCTAGGGAGGGGGAGGACCCTTACAGCATTGAGAATATCCCAGACAACCTGAGCTATGAGCTGCAGACGAAAGATGGCATAGTGTATGTGTATGAGAACGCAGAGGCTCTAAGTCAGAACAGGCCCCGCAGCCTACCCTACCCTGACCTGGAGACCTTCGCCATAGACCTCAGCCATGTGCTGGCCATGATCGTTGATGGACCCAC GAAGACCTATTGTCACAGACGCCTGAACTTCCTGGGCTCAAAGTTCTACCTGCATGAAATGCTCAATGAGATGGCTGAGCTAAAGGAACTGAAGGGTGTTCCACATAGAGACTTCTACAATGTCAGAAAG GTGGACACACACATCCACGCAGCCGCCTGCATGTCCCAGAAGCACCTTCTTAACTTCATCCAGACCACCTACAAGACGGAGGCAGACCGTGTGGTGCTGGAGAAGGGTGGGCGGAAGCTGACCCTCAGAGAGGTGTTTGAACACCTCAACATGGACCCCTATGACCTCACTGTGGACTCCCTGGATGTACACGCT ggcagacaaACCTTTCACAGATTCGATAAGTTCAACTCCAAGTACAACCCAGTGGGGGCCAGTGAACTCCGAGAAATCTACCTGAAAACAGACAACCTCATAGATGGAGAGTACTTTGCACGCATTATCAAG GAAGTGTCCCATGACCTAGAGGAGAGTAAGTACCAGCATGCTGAGCCTCGTCTGTCCATCTACGGACGCTCTGCAGACGAGTGGGACAGCCTCTCCAAGTGGTTCATCCAGCACAAAGTGCACTCTACCAACATGCAGTGGATCATCCAAGTCCCCAGGATCTA TGATATTTTCAAGTCAAAGAAGTTGATCACGAACTTTGCCAAAATGTTGGAGAACATATTCCTTCCTCTGTTTGAGGCTACAGTCAATCCACAGAAGCATAAAGAGCTACATGTATTTCTCAAATAT GTGACAGGCTTTGACAGCGTGGATGATGAGTCCAAGCACAGTGACCACATGTTCTCCTACAAGAGCCCCAAACCTGAGCAGTGGACAGCAGATGAAAACCCTCCCTACAGCTACTACCTCTTCCACATGTACGCCAACATCATGGTGCTCAACAATCTGAGGAA AGAGCGAGGCTTAAGTACCTTCCAGTTCCGTCCACACTGCGGGGAGGCTGGATCCATCACCCACCTGGTCTCTGCTTTCCTCACTGCTGACAACATCTCCCACGGCCTCAACCTCAAGAAG AGCCCCGTCCTACAGTACCTGTACTACTTGGCCCAGGTGCCCATTGCCATGTCTCCTCTGAGCAATAACAGCTTGTTCCTGGAATATTCCAAAAACCCTCTCAGGGAGTTCCTACACAAGgggctgtgtgtgtctctatcaACAGATGATCCTATGCAGTTCCACTATACCAAG GAGGCACTGATGGAGGAGTATGCCATTGCGGCCCAGCTGTGGAAGCTCAGCACCTGTGATGTGTGTGAGATTGCCAGGAACAGTGTGCTGCAGAGTGGCCTGTCTCACCAG GAGAAGAAGCACTTTATTGGGGCCAATTACTTGAAGGATGGACCTGAGGGGAACGACATTCGGCGGACCAATGTGGCTCAGATCCGCATGGCCTACCGCCACGAGACCCTGTGCAATGAGCTCAGCTTCCTAGTGGATGCAGTGAAAACTGAAGCGGCCATTGGCACACAACCCGAGTGA
- the LOC139411431 gene encoding AMP deaminase 3 isoform X3 — MPRQFPKITLSEVDEETRLLAEKVYASALKEEDTKDALSMFTVPEDCPIGLHQAKERELLKELAEQHSEESAKRKKSFKMIRSQSASLQGLQIPVTAEWARSVVTPFLSPSSTCSSLPENCPEYQRVTISGDYCAGITVEDYEQAAKTLMKALFIREKYSRLAYHRFPQTVAQFLRSAENQTWKEEDGVLPDVCPCPREGEDPYSIENIPDNLSYELQTKDGIVYVYENAEALSQNRPRSLPYPDLETFAIDLSHVLAMIVDGPTKTYCHRRLNFLGSKFYLHEMLNEMAELKELKGVPHRDFYNVRKVDTHIHAAACMSQKHLLNFIQTTYKTEADRVVLEKGGRKLTLREVFEHLNMDPYDLTVDSLDVHAGRQTFHRFDKFNSKYNPVGASELREIYLKTDNLIDGEYFARIIKEVSHDLEESKYQHAEPRLSIYGRSADEWDSLSKWFIQHKVHSTNMQWIIQVPRIYDIFKSKKLITNFAKMLENIFLPLFEATVNPQKHKELHVFLKYVTGFDSVDDESKHSDHMFSYKSPKPEQWTADENPPYSYYLFHMYANIMVLNNLRKERGLSTFQFRPHCGEAGSITHLVSAFLTADNISHGLNLKKSPVLQYLYYLAQVPIAMSPLSNNSLFLEYSKNPLREFLHKGLCVSLSTDDPMQFHYTKEALMEEYAIAAQLWKLSTCDVCEIARNSVLQSGLSHQEKKHFIGANYLKDGPEGNDIRRTNVAQIRMAYRHETLCNELSFLVDAVKTEAAIGTQPE; from the exons ATGCCGAGACAATTCCCTAAGATCACGCTGAGCGAGGTGGATGAGGAGACACGTCTGCTGGCTGAGAAGGTGTACGCGTCAGCGCTGAAGGAGGAGGACACTAAGGATGCCCTGTCCATGTTCACCGTCCCTGAGGACTGTCCCATCGGCCTGCACCAGGCCAAGGAGAGGGAGCTGCTCAAAGAGCTGGCAGAGCAGCACTCAGAAGAGAGCGCCAAGAG GAAGAAGAGTTTCAAGATGATCCGTTCGCAGTCTGCATCCTTGCAGGGCCTGCAGATCCCTGTGACTGCAGAGTGGGCCCGTTCTGTGGTGACCCcattcctctcaccctcctccaccTGCTCCTCACTTCCAGAGAACTGCCCCGAGTACCAGAGGGTCACCATCAGTGGAGACTACTGCGCTGGT atcACAGTAGAGGACTATGAACAGGCAGCAAAAACCCTGATGAAAGCCCTGTTCATTagggagaagtactccagactGGCCTACCATCGCTTTCCCCAGACCGTCGCTCAGTTCCTCCGCAGCGCTGAGAACCAGACGTGGAAGGAAGAGGACGGGGTTCTACCAG ATGTCTGCCCTTGCCCTAGGGAGGGGGAGGACCCTTACAGCATTGAGAATATCCCAGACAACCTGAGCTATGAGCTGCAGACGAAAGATGGCATAGTGTATGTGTATGAGAACGCAGAGGCTCTAAGTCAGAACAGGCCCCGCAGCCTACCCTACCCTGACCTGGAGACCTTCGCCATAGACCTCAGCCATGTGCTGGCCATGATCGTTGATGGACCCAC GAAGACCTATTGTCACAGACGCCTGAACTTCCTGGGCTCAAAGTTCTACCTGCATGAAATGCTCAATGAGATGGCTGAGCTAAAGGAACTGAAGGGTGTTCCACATAGAGACTTCTACAATGTCAGAAAG GTGGACACACACATCCACGCAGCCGCCTGCATGTCCCAGAAGCACCTTCTTAACTTCATCCAGACCACCTACAAGACGGAGGCAGACCGTGTGGTGCTGGAGAAGGGTGGGCGGAAGCTGACCCTCAGAGAGGTGTTTGAACACCTCAACATGGACCCCTATGACCTCACTGTGGACTCCCTGGATGTACACGCT ggcagacaaACCTTTCACAGATTCGATAAGTTCAACTCCAAGTACAACCCAGTGGGGGCCAGTGAACTCCGAGAAATCTACCTGAAAACAGACAACCTCATAGATGGAGAGTACTTTGCACGCATTATCAAG GAAGTGTCCCATGACCTAGAGGAGAGTAAGTACCAGCATGCTGAGCCTCGTCTGTCCATCTACGGACGCTCTGCAGACGAGTGGGACAGCCTCTCCAAGTGGTTCATCCAGCACAAAGTGCACTCTACCAACATGCAGTGGATCATCCAAGTCCCCAGGATCTA TGATATTTTCAAGTCAAAGAAGTTGATCACGAACTTTGCCAAAATGTTGGAGAACATATTCCTTCCTCTGTTTGAGGCTACAGTCAATCCACAGAAGCATAAAGAGCTACATGTATTTCTCAAATAT GTGACAGGCTTTGACAGCGTGGATGATGAGTCCAAGCACAGTGACCACATGTTCTCCTACAAGAGCCCCAAACCTGAGCAGTGGACAGCAGATGAAAACCCTCCCTACAGCTACTACCTCTTCCACATGTACGCCAACATCATGGTGCTCAACAATCTGAGGAA AGAGCGAGGCTTAAGTACCTTCCAGTTCCGTCCACACTGCGGGGAGGCTGGATCCATCACCCACCTGGTCTCTGCTTTCCTCACTGCTGACAACATCTCCCACGGCCTCAACCTCAAGAAG AGCCCCGTCCTACAGTACCTGTACTACTTGGCCCAGGTGCCCATTGCCATGTCTCCTCTGAGCAATAACAGCTTGTTCCTGGAATATTCCAAAAACCCTCTCAGGGAGTTCCTACACAAGgggctgtgtgtgtctctatcaACAGATGATCCTATGCAGTTCCACTATACCAAG GAGGCACTGATGGAGGAGTATGCCATTGCGGCCCAGCTGTGGAAGCTCAGCACCTGTGATGTGTGTGAGATTGCCAGGAACAGTGTGCTGCAGAGTGGCCTGTCTCACCAG GAGAAGAAGCACTTTATTGGGGCCAATTACTTGAAGGATGGACCTGAGGGGAACGACATTCGGCGGACCAATGTGGCTCAGATCCGCATGGCCTACCGCCACGAGACCCTGTGCAATGAGCTCAGCTTCCTAGTGGATGCAGTGAAAACTGAAGCGGCCATTGGCACACAACCCGAGTGA
- the LOC139412178 gene encoding lymphatic vessel endothelial hyaluronic acid receptor 1a, which yields MMQVWILSLLLPLTRSFSGLHVDPSKIHAFPERHIAGVFLVSYTNDLNQFAYSFNASEAREVCWSLGVTMASNSQVEEAQRLGLETCRFGWIDEHFAVIPRIEASKTCGQNQTGVIKWRASVTKLFDVFCFNASGAASPPSTSLSPAIIHLVPSTQSARPTSHSRSSLLSLSSFSDNPEEVEVELPQSMSSAKSSIGAVPKALLITSAIVLLLTAMAVLLYFRTINGLKTILLCWDGEQQKEYIETEECAAHTCMKDTKEAQTKGEAKAEAEAEEDVCKETASDISVNISDETNTDSASETKP from the exons ATGATGCAGGTTTGGATACTTTCACTACTGCTGCCTCTCACACGGTCATTCTCTGGTCTACATGTTGATCCTAGCAAAATTCATG CTTTCCCAGAGAGACACATAGCTGGGGTGTTTCTGGTCAGCTACACAAATGACCTCAACCAGTTTGCCTATTCCTTTAATGCCTCTGAGGCAAGGGAGGTGTGCTGGTCTCTGGGTGTAACCATGGCCTCCAATTCCCAGGTTGAGGAGGCTCAGAGACTGGGCTTGGAAACATGCAG GTTTGGGTGGATTGATGAACATTTTGCAGTGATCCCTCGTATTGAGGCCAGTAAAACCTGTGGTCAAAACCAGACCGGTGTCATCAAATGGAGAGCCTCTGTCACCAAACTTTTTGATGTGTTCTGCTTCAATGCTTCAG GAGCGGCCtcacccccctctacctccctctctccagccatCATTCATCTTGTCCCTTCCACACAGTCCGCACGGCCCACCTCTCATTCTcgctcctcccttctctctctcagtagtttTTCTGATAACCcagaggaggtagaggtagaaCTACCTCAGTCCATGAGCAGTGCAAAGTCTTCAATTGGAG CGGTGCCAAAAGCATTACTTATCACCTCGGCCATTGTTCTTCTTCTGACTGCAATGGCCGTTCTCTTGTACTTCAGAAC GATCAATGGCCTCAAGACTATTCTCCTCTGCTGGGATGGGGAGCAGCAGAAAGAGTACATTGAGACAGAGGAGTGTGCAGCACACACCTGTATGAAGGACACAAAGGAAGCCCAGACTAAGGGAGAAGCtaaggctgaggctgaggctgaggagGATGTGTGCAAAGAGACCGCCAGTGACATCAGTGTGAACATCAGTGATGAGACCAACACTGATTCAGCATCAGAGACAAAACCTTGA